The proteins below are encoded in one region of Cololabis saira isolate AMF1-May2022 chromosome 21, fColSai1.1, whole genome shotgun sequence:
- the pde6hb gene encoding retinal cone rhodopsin-sensitive cGMP 3',5'-cyclic phosphodiesterase subunit gamma translates to MNANPPAGSALAPGSNAGPTTPKKGPPKFKQRQTRTFKSKAPKPGQKGFGDDIPGMEGLGTDITVVCPWEAFGDMELSDLAKYGII, encoded by the exons ATGAACGCCAACCCCCCAGCAGGAAGCGCCCTGGCCCCCGGCAGCAACGCGGGACCCACCACGCCCAAGAAGGGACCACCCAAGTTCAAACAGAGGCAGACTCGCACATTCAAGAGCAAGGCCCCCAAGCCAGGCCAGAAGGG CTTTGGCGACGACATCCCTGGCATGGAGGGTCTCGGCACAGACATCACCGTGGTGTGCCCATGGGAGGCCTTCGGCGACATGGAGCTCAGCGACTTGGCCAAATACGGCATCATCTAA